The proteins below are encoded in one region of Misgurnus anguillicaudatus chromosome 24, ASM2758022v2, whole genome shotgun sequence:
- the arcn1b gene encoding archain 1b, with product MVLLAAAVCTKAGKAVVSRQFVEMTRTRVEGLLAAFPKLMNTGKQHTFVETESVRYVYQPLEKLYMVLITTKNSNILEDLETLRLFSRVIPEYCRVLEESEVSEHCFDLIFAFDEIVALGYRENVNLAQIRTFTEMDSHEERVFRAVRETKEGEARAEMKRRAKELQRARQDAERMGKKSPGFGGFGNSSMSSVTSSSIITDMIEPEKPKVAPAPVRPSGSNKALKLGVKGKEVDYFVDKLKSEGENILTSSAGRKASDASKVLQPPVNTESVHLRVEEKISLTCGRDGGLQTMEVLGIMTLKVTDEKNGRISILINNNDKKGAQLQTHPHVDKKLFTTESLIGLKNQDKSFPLNTDLGVIKWRLQTTEESLIPLTINCWPSENGSACDVNIEYELQDEALELNDVVVAIPVPSGVGAPVVGDLDGQYNHDSRKNMLEWSLPVIDEKNKTGSLEFSIAGRPSDFFPINVSFVSKRNFCDIQVAKVTHVEGGHPVKFSTETSFVVDKYEIL from the exons ATG GTGCTCTTGGCAGCGGCGGTGTGCACTAAGGCTGGTAAAGCCGTAGTGTCACGACAGTTTGTAGAGATGACTCGAACCCGTGTTGAGGGCCTGCTGGCTGCCTTTCCCAAACTCATGAACACTGGGAAACAGCACACTTTTGTGGAAACCGAAAGTGTGCGCTACGTTTACCAGCCCTTAGAAAAACTTTATATGGTTCTCATAACTACTAAAAACAGCAACATTCTGGAGGATTTGGAGACCCTGAGACTTTTTTCCAGAGTG ATCCCTGAATATTGCCGTGTGCTGGAGGAGTCGGAGGTCTCAGAGCACTGTTTTGATCTCATATTTGCATTTGATGAAATCGTAGCCCTGGGCTACAGGGAGAATGTTAATCTGGCACAGATTCGCACTTTTACGGAGATGGACTCGCACGAGGAGCGGGTTTTCCGGGCGGTTAGAGAG ACTAAAGAAGGAGAAGCTCGGGCTGAGATGAAACGGAGGGCCAAAGAGCTGCAGCGAGCAAGACAAGATGCTGAACGAATGGGGAAAAAATCTCCGGGCTTTGGAGGTTTTGGAAATTCAAGCATGAGCAGTGTCACGTCTTCTTCCATCATCACAGACATGATAGAACCGGAAAAACCAAAAGTGGCTCCTGCTCCAGTCAG GCCGAGTGGttcgaataaagcactgaagcTGGGTGTCAAAGGAAAAGAAGTGGATTACTTTGTAGACAAACTGAAATCAGAAGGAGAAAATATTCTTACATCCAGTGCAGGAAGGAAAGCATCAGATGCATCTAAAGTCCTTCAGCCTCCAGTGAACACAGAGAG TGTACATCTCAGGGTGGAGGAAAAGATATCACTCACTTGTGGCCGGGATGGTGGACTGCAGACCATGGAAGTTCTGGGAATTATGACTCTGAAAGTCACAGATGAGAAAAACGGACGCATTTCTATACTGATCAACAACAATGATAAAAAGGGAGCCCAGCTACAG ACTCACCCACATGTTGATAAGAAGCTGTTCACTACAGAGTCTTTGATTGGGCTTAAAAACCAGGATAAGTCCTTTCCTCTCAACACCGATTTGGGAGTTATCAAGTGGAGGTTACAAACCACAGAGGAGTCTCTGATCCCTTTAACAA TTAACTGCTGGCCTTCAGAAAACGGAAGTGCCTGTGATGTCAATATCGAGTATGAACTGCAGGACGAGGCCCTTGAACTCAACGATGTCGTCGTTGCTATTCCAGTGCC GTCAGGAGTGGGTGCTCCTGTGGTCGGTGATCTGGATGGTCAGTATAACCATGACAGCCGGAAAAACATGCTGGAGTGGTCTCTTCCCGTTATTGATGAGAAGAACAAGACTGGAAGCCTGGAGTTCAGTATAGCAGGCAGACCCAGTGACTTCTTCCCAATCAATGTTTCATTTGTCTCCAAGCGAAACTTTTGTGACATTCAG GTGGCCAAGGTTACACACGTAGAAGGAGGCCATCCAGTCAAGTTCTCAACTGAGACATCGTTTGTTGTGGACAAATATGAGATCCTGTAA
- the cryaba gene encoding crystallin, alpha B, a, which yields MDVTIQHPWYRRPWLPGFYPYRMYDQFFGEHLHDNDLLAPLYAMFNYRPFFWRFPSFWDSGMSEVRLDRDRFVINLDMKHFSPEELTVRVNGDCVEIRGKHDEHQDDHGYVAREFYRKYKIPADIDQGTFTSSLSSDGVLTVCAHRHQLDIPEGNIPIGCGEKPQV from the exons ATGGATGTTACTATCCAGCATCCCTGGTACCGTCGGCCCTGGCTCCCCGGCTTTTATCCTTATAGAATGTATGACCAATTTTTTGGAGAGCACCTACACGACAATGATCTTCTAGCACCCTTGTACGCCATGTTTAACTATCGTCCTTTTTTCTGGCGTTTTCCAAGTTTTTGGGACAGTGGGATGTCAGAG GTGAGACTGGATAGAGATCGCTTTGTAATCAACCTGGACATGAAGCATTTCTCTCCAGAGGAGCTGACAGTGAGGGTTAATGGTGACTGTGTTGAGATTCGTGGGAAACATGATGAGCATCAG GATGACCATGGATACGTGGCACGGGAGTTTTACAGAAAGTATAAGATCCCGGCAGATATAGATCAAGGGACCTTTACCTCCTCTCTGTCCTCTGATGGCGTTCTGACCGTCTGTGCCCATCGACACCAGCTGGATATCCCTGAGGGCAACATTCCCATCGGTTGCGGAGAGAAGCCACAAGTGTAA
- the dixdc1a gene encoding dixin-A isoform X3: MGAKQMKCLSSSSPTHSPKKEYIGVYAKPEASGELLGNHTEQPQSFLEDAVKSSVTEWTPGPEHAVKEESSTWEEQLCAQQEQLEKEMQETRKMVTRLQALLLHGSLPEDQQTSTLSFGDSGVNSEQQLILIRSRLDQSMEESLDLKRELLRYKQEVRNLQAIKDAMQQRMSAQEDTVLQLKQELLRSSMSREELEGQNEDLERKLSDRNRLLSEYKKELSQKDRLLQQQQIKLDDALCRISENSYNRHHTLDTLEQGVASLVDRLHTIESKKRQERKCSTRSPGRKANYTDRESWPSSSKMSHSQSSPVISAAASTKVLYYTDRSLTPFLVNIPKRLGEVTLQDFKQAVDRHGNFRYHFKSLDPEFGTVKEEVFLDDAVVPGWEGKIVAWVEEDHGESR; encoded by the exons ATGGGAGCCAAGCAAATGAAATG TCTCAGTTCGTCTAGTCCGACACACTCACCCAAGAAGGAGTATATCGGAGTTTATGCCAAACCTGAAGCATCAGGAGAACTGCTGGGAAACCACACAGAGCAACCACAAAGCTTTTTGG AGGATGCAGTGAAATCCTCAGTCACCGAGTGGACTCCTGGCCCAGAGCATGCTGTGAAGGAGGAGAGCAGCACATGGGAGGAACAGCTATGTGCCCAGCAGGAACAGCTGGAGAAGGAAATGCAGGAGACCAGGAAAATGGTCACGAGGCTTCAG GCCTTGTTGCTGCATGGGTCGCTACCTGAGGACCAACAAACATCTACTTTGAGTTTTGGGGACAGTGGTGTCAACTCGGAGCAGCAGCTG atTTTAATTCGCAGTCGGCTGGACCAGAGTATGGAAGAGTCTTTAGATCTGAAG AGAGAACTTTTAAGGTACAAGCAGGAGGTGCGAAATCTTCAGGCTATTAAG GATGCCATGCAGCAGAGAATGTCTGCGCAGGAGGACACAGTTCTGCAGCTGAAACAGGAGCTGCTCAGATCCAGCATGTCCAGAGAGGAACTGGAGGGACAGAAC GAGGACTTAGAAAGGAAGTTGTCTGATCGAAACAGATTGCTAAGTGAATACAAA AAGGAACTCAGTCAGAAAGACAGACTTCTGCAACAGCAGCAAATAAAGCTGGATGATGCTCTGTGCAGGATCAGTGAAAACAGCTACAACAGG CATCACACTCTGGACACATTGGAGCAGGGCGTGGCCAGTCTAGTGGACCGTCTCCACACCATAGAGTCCAAGAAAAGACAGGAGAGAAAG TGTTCAACAAGGTCACCTGGACGAAAGGCCAACTACACAGACCGAGAATCATGGCCGTCAAGCTCTA AGATGTCCCATTCCCAAAGTAGCCCTGTTATCAGTGCAGCAGCATCGACCAAAGTACTCTACTACACCGATCGGTCTCTCACACCCTTCTTAGTCAACATCCCTAAGAG GTTAGGAGAGGTCACGCTACAGGACTTTAAGCAGGCTGTGGACAGACATGGCAATTTCAGATATCACTTTAAATCTCTGGATCCAGAGTTTGGAACCGTCAAAGAGGAG
- the dixdc1a gene encoding dixin-A isoform X2: MGAKQMKCLSSSSPTHSPKKEYIGVYAKPEASGELLGNHTEQPQSFLEDAVKSSVTEWTPGPEHAVKEESSTWEEQLCAQQEQLEKEMQETRKMVTRLQALLLHGSLPEDQQTSTLSFGDSGVNSEQQLILIRSRLDQSMEESLDLKRELLRYKQEVRNLQAIKDAMQQRMSAQEDTVLQLKQELLRSSMSREELEGQNEDLERKLSDRNRLLSEYKKELSQKDRLLQQQQIKLDDALCRISENSYNRLSACENNGYSHIMDTSSASFQHRMHHTLDTLEQGVASLVDRLHTIESKKRQERKCSTRSPGRKANYTDRESWPSSSKMSHSQSSPVISAAASTKVLYYTDRSLTPFLVNIPKRLGEVTLQDFKQAVDRHGNFRYHFKSLDPEFGTVKEEVFLDDAVVPGWEGKIVAWVEEDHGESR; this comes from the exons ATGGGAGCCAAGCAAATGAAATG TCTCAGTTCGTCTAGTCCGACACACTCACCCAAGAAGGAGTATATCGGAGTTTATGCCAAACCTGAAGCATCAGGAGAACTGCTGGGAAACCACACAGAGCAACCACAAAGCTTTTTGG AGGATGCAGTGAAATCCTCAGTCACCGAGTGGACTCCTGGCCCAGAGCATGCTGTGAAGGAGGAGAGCAGCACATGGGAGGAACAGCTATGTGCCCAGCAGGAACAGCTGGAGAAGGAAATGCAGGAGACCAGGAAAATGGTCACGAGGCTTCAG GCCTTGTTGCTGCATGGGTCGCTACCTGAGGACCAACAAACATCTACTTTGAGTTTTGGGGACAGTGGTGTCAACTCGGAGCAGCAGCTG atTTTAATTCGCAGTCGGCTGGACCAGAGTATGGAAGAGTCTTTAGATCTGAAG AGAGAACTTTTAAGGTACAAGCAGGAGGTGCGAAATCTTCAGGCTATTAAG GATGCCATGCAGCAGAGAATGTCTGCGCAGGAGGACACAGTTCTGCAGCTGAAACAGGAGCTGCTCAGATCCAGCATGTCCAGAGAGGAACTGGAGGGACAGAAC GAGGACTTAGAAAGGAAGTTGTCTGATCGAAACAGATTGCTAAGTGAATACAAA AAGGAACTCAGTCAGAAAGACAGACTTCTGCAACAGCAGCAAATAAAGCTGGATGATGCTCTGTGCAGGATCAGTGAAAACAGCTACAACAGG TTGTCAGCTTGTGAGAATAACGGCTACAGCCATATAATGGATACATCTTCAGCATCTTTCCAGCACAGAATG CATCACACTCTGGACACATTGGAGCAGGGCGTGGCCAGTCTAGTGGACCGTCTCCACACCATAGAGTCCAAGAAAAGACAGGAGAGAAAG TGTTCAACAAGGTCACCTGGACGAAAGGCCAACTACACAGACCGAGAATCATGGCCGTCAAGCTCTA AGATGTCCCATTCCCAAAGTAGCCCTGTTATCAGTGCAGCAGCATCGACCAAAGTACTCTACTACACCGATCGGTCTCTCACACCCTTCTTAGTCAACATCCCTAAGAG GTTAGGAGAGGTCACGCTACAGGACTTTAAGCAGGCTGTGGACAGACATGGCAATTTCAGATATCACTTTAAATCTCTGGATCCAGAGTTTGGAACCGTCAAAGAGGAG
- the dixdc1a gene encoding dixin-A isoform X1: MGAKQMKCLSSSSPTHSPKKEYIGVYAKPEASGELLGNHTEQPQSFLEDAVKSSVTEWTPGPEHAVKEESSTWEEQLCAQQEQLEKEMQETRKMVTRLQALLLHGSLPEDQQTSTLSFGDSGVNSEQQLILIRSRLDQSMEESLDLKRELLRYKQEVRNLQAIKDAMQQRMSAQEDTVLQLKQELLRSSMSREELEGQNEDLERKLSDRNRLLSEYKKELSQKDRLLQQQQIKLDDALCRISENSYNRLSACENNGYSHIMDTSSASFQHRMADELQLVRDALRSLRDNFSGHDPQHHTLDTLEQGVASLVDRLHTIESKKRQERKCSTRSPGRKANYTDRESWPSSSKMSHSQSSPVISAAASTKVLYYTDRSLTPFLVNIPKRLGEVTLQDFKQAVDRHGNFRYHFKSLDPEFGTVKEEVFLDDAVVPGWEGKIVAWVEEDHGESR, from the exons ATGGGAGCCAAGCAAATGAAATG TCTCAGTTCGTCTAGTCCGACACACTCACCCAAGAAGGAGTATATCGGAGTTTATGCCAAACCTGAAGCATCAGGAGAACTGCTGGGAAACCACACAGAGCAACCACAAAGCTTTTTGG AGGATGCAGTGAAATCCTCAGTCACCGAGTGGACTCCTGGCCCAGAGCATGCTGTGAAGGAGGAGAGCAGCACATGGGAGGAACAGCTATGTGCCCAGCAGGAACAGCTGGAGAAGGAAATGCAGGAGACCAGGAAAATGGTCACGAGGCTTCAG GCCTTGTTGCTGCATGGGTCGCTACCTGAGGACCAACAAACATCTACTTTGAGTTTTGGGGACAGTGGTGTCAACTCGGAGCAGCAGCTG atTTTAATTCGCAGTCGGCTGGACCAGAGTATGGAAGAGTCTTTAGATCTGAAG AGAGAACTTTTAAGGTACAAGCAGGAGGTGCGAAATCTTCAGGCTATTAAG GATGCCATGCAGCAGAGAATGTCTGCGCAGGAGGACACAGTTCTGCAGCTGAAACAGGAGCTGCTCAGATCCAGCATGTCCAGAGAGGAACTGGAGGGACAGAAC GAGGACTTAGAAAGGAAGTTGTCTGATCGAAACAGATTGCTAAGTGAATACAAA AAGGAACTCAGTCAGAAAGACAGACTTCTGCAACAGCAGCAAATAAAGCTGGATGATGCTCTGTGCAGGATCAGTGAAAACAGCTACAACAGG TTGTCAGCTTGTGAGAATAACGGCTACAGCCATATAATGGATACATCTTCAGCATCTTTCCAGCACAGAATG GCGGATGAGCTGCAGTTAGTGAGAGATGCTCTGCGCAGTCTAAGGGATAATTTTAGTGGTCATGACCCACAGCATCACACTCTGGACACATTGGAGCAGGGCGTGGCCAGTCTAGTGGACCGTCTCCACACCATAGAGTCCAAGAAAAGACAGGAGAGAAAG TGTTCAACAAGGTCACCTGGACGAAAGGCCAACTACACAGACCGAGAATCATGGCCGTCAAGCTCTA AGATGTCCCATTCCCAAAGTAGCCCTGTTATCAGTGCAGCAGCATCGACCAAAGTACTCTACTACACCGATCGGTCTCTCACACCCTTCTTAGTCAACATCCCTAAGAG GTTAGGAGAGGTCACGCTACAGGACTTTAAGCAGGCTGTGGACAGACATGGCAATTTCAGATATCACTTTAAATCTCTGGATCCAGAGTTTGGAACCGTCAAAGAGGAG